A genomic stretch from Juglans microcarpa x Juglans regia isolate MS1-56 chromosome 3S, Jm3101_v1.0, whole genome shotgun sequence includes:
- the LOC121258234 gene encoding LOW QUALITY PROTEIN: abscisic acid 8'-hydroxylase 4-like (The sequence of the model RefSeq protein was modified relative to this genomic sequence to represent the inferred CDS: deleted 2 bases in 1 codon), with the protein MDTTISILIYIFLFLTTLSSYPLMRKKKKKTGSISELPPGSMGWPYIGDTLQLYSQDPNIFFAKKQNRYGEIFKTHILGCPSVMLASPEAARFVLVTHAHLFKPTYPKSKERMIGPSALFFHQGNYHAHLRKLVQSSLSPETIRKLVPDIEVIAISALDSWAGGKIINTFQELKKFSFDVGILSIFGQLEGKYREKLEENYCIVDKGYNSFPTKMPGTAYAKALSARKRLSQIVSKIICEREEKKLLEKDLLGYLMNFKDQKGQSLTRDQIADNIIGVLFAAQDTTASILTWILKYLHDDQELLEAVKAEQNAIYGENDGGKRPLTWAQTRSMPLTYRVIQESLRMASIVSFTFREAVVDVEYKGYLIPKGWKVLPLFRNIHHNPEYFPDPHKFDASRFEVAPKPHTFMPFGNGEHACPGNELAKLEMFVLIHHLVTRFRWEVVGSQSGIQYGPFPIPMNGLPAIFRKQPSSPKQDALLSHEA; encoded by the exons ATGGACACTACTATTTCAATTCTGATATacatatttctctttctcacaACTCTTTCCTCATATCCCttaatgaggaaaaaaaagaagaaaactggGAGCATATCTGAACTTCCTCCTGGTTCAATGGGGTGGCCTTACATAGGAGATACTCTCCAACTCTACTCTCAAGACCCAAACATATTCTTTGCTAAAAAGCAAAACAG ATATGGAGAAATATTCAAAACCCACATACTTGGCTGTCCTAGCGTCATGCTGGCTAGCCCTGAGGCGGCGCGATTTGTGCTAGTGACTCATGCTCATTTGTTCAAGCCCACGTACCCCAAAAGCAAAGAGAGGATGATTGGCCCTTCCGCACTCTTCTTTCACCAAGGAAACTATCACGCCCACCTTAGGAAGCTGGTTCAAAGTTCTTTATCCCCCGAGACAATCCGGAAACTAGTTCCTGATATCGAAGTCATAGCCATTTCTGCCTTGGACTCATGGGCAGGGGGCAAG ATCATTAATACGTTTCAAGAGCTGAAGAAG TTCTCTTTCGATGTCGGCATTCTTTCTATCTTTGGTCAGTTAGAAGGCAAATATAGAGAAAAGTTGGAGGAGAACTACTGCATAGTTGATAAGGGCTACAATTCTTTTCCAACAAAAATGCCTGGTACTGCATATGCGAAAGCACTCTCG GCAAGGAAAAGGCTTAGTCAGATTGTAAGCAAGATAATTTgtgaaagagaggagaaaaaactGCTGGAGAAGGATCTCTTGGGTTATTTGATGAACTTCAAAGATCAAAAGGGGCAAAGTTTAACTAGGGATCAAATCGCTGATAATATCATCGGAGTGTTGTTTGCTGCTCAGGACACAACAGCCAGTATCCTAACATGGATTCTCAAGTACCTCCATGATGACCAGGAACTTCTCGAAGCTGTAAAG GCCGAGCAAAATGCAATATATGGAGAGAATGATGGAGGGAAGAGGCCCTTGACATGGGCTCAGACTAGGAGTATGCCACTTACGTATAGG GTTATCCAAGAGAGCTTGAGGATGGCAAGCATCGTATCATTTACCTTTAGGGAAGCGGTGGTTGATGTAGAGTACAAGG GATATCTCATACCAAAGGGTTGGAAAGTACTGCCACTGTTCAGGAATATTCATCACAACCCAGAATATTTCCCAGATCCTCATAAGTTTGATGCCTCTAGATTTGAG GTTGCTCCAAAACCCCATACTTTCATGCCATTTGGCAACGGAGAGCACGCTTGTCCCGGCAATGAGCTTGCCAAGCTAGAGATGTTCGTTTTGATCCACCATCTAGTAACCAGGTTCAG GTGGGAGGTGGTGGGATCTCAAAGTGGGATTCAGTATGGCCCCTTCCCTATTCCCATGAATGGACTCCCAGCCATATTTCGGAAACAACCCAGCAGTCCCAAACAAGATGCCTTGCTCTCACACGAGGCCTAA
- the LOC121258851 gene encoding ceramide synthase LOH2-like, translated as MDRLLSDNEDAFRPFSNKGYFATLPSVSGDIHCTLERKLAKSYFIASLVFQSFDSAQANQPEHAEILLFILALHDASDIFMEAAKVFKYSEKELAASVFFGFFAVSRLILRLVFVPLWVIKASSYDICEFLKLSEAYPTLLYYVFNTMLLMLLVFHIYWWVLICSMIQRQLKNRGKVGEDIRSDSEDDE; from the exons ATGGACCGTTTGCTTAGTGATAATGAAGATGCTTTCAGACCATTTAGCAATAAGGGATATTTTGCAACTTTGCCGTCTG TTTCTGGGGACATTCACTGCACTCTGGAGAGGAAGTTAGCCAAGTCCTATTTCATTGCATCACTGGTGTTCCAGTCTTTTGATTCTGCTCAGGCAAACCAGCCTGAGCATGCAGAGATCCTTTTAT TTATTCTTGCCCTGCATGATGCTAGTGATATATTCATGGAAGCAGCTAAAGTTTTTAAATACTCTGAGAAGGAGCTTGCTGCAAGTGTGTTTTTTGGATTCTTTGCCGTTTCACGGCTCATTCTGCGGCTAGTATTCGTCCCTCTTTGGGTTATAAAAGCATCAAG CTACGATATTTGTGAGTTCTTGAAGTTATCTGAGGCCTATCCTACATTACTGTACTATGTTTTCAATACAATGTTGCTGATGCTACTCGTGTTTCACATATACTGGTGGGTACTCATATGCTCAATGATCCAGAGACAGTTGAAAAACAGAGGAAAGGTTGGAGAAGATATAAGATCTG